Proteins encoded by one window of Halorussus salinus:
- a CDS encoding DUF7557 family protein, which yields MSATIPITEGTKDRLSRMKEEDETWDELLRRLADEEAPINVGAWSTDEAEKISETVKRSREGFEHARPESR from the coding sequence ATGAGTGCGACCATCCCAATCACCGAGGGCACGAAGGATAGGCTCTCTCGGATGAAAGAAGAAGACGAGACGTGGGACGAACTTCTGCGCCGACTGGCCGACGAGGAAGCCCCTATCAATGTCGGCGCGTGGTCCACGGACGAAGCCGAGAAAATAAGCGAGACGGTGAAACGCTCCCGAGAGGGCTTCGAACATGCACGTCCGGAATCTCGATAG
- the sufU gene encoding Fe-S cluster assembly sulfur transfer protein SufU has product MGMGSDMYRQQILDHYKSPRNYGELDEKTFTHAGENPMCGDEIRIDVQLDDDEEVINAVAFRGDGCAISQASASMLTGELQGMTVEEMQELDRDDVIDMLGVDISPMRVKCAVLAEKVVQDGADIYEGEKELDKTTTEEDDE; this is encoded by the coding sequence ATGGGCATGGGCTCGGACATGTACCGCCAGCAGATTCTCGACCACTACAAGAGTCCCCGCAACTACGGGGAACTGGACGAGAAGACGTTCACTCACGCTGGCGAGAACCCGATGTGCGGCGACGAGATACGGATAGACGTGCAACTCGACGACGACGAGGAGGTCATCAACGCCGTCGCCTTCCGGGGCGACGGCTGTGCCATCAGTCAGGCCAGCGCGAGCATGCTGACCGGCGAGTTGCAGGGCATGACCGTCGAGGAGATGCAGGAGCTAGACCGCGACGACGTGATCGACATGCTCGGGGTGGACATCAGCCCGATGCGGGTCAAGTGCGCGGTCCTCGCCGAGAAGGTGGTACAGGACGGCGCGGACATCTACGAGGGCGAGAAGGAACTGGACAAGACGACGACCGAAGAAGACGACGAGTGA
- a CDS encoding DUF424 domain-containing protein has product MILNERETDEGLLVAVCDDDVLGETFEEDGVSLTVTEEFYGGDEVDEQTVVDSLARASVANLVGTEAVELAIREGFVDEENVLNVETTRHAQLLRM; this is encoded by the coding sequence ATGATACTCAACGAGCGCGAGACCGACGAGGGACTCCTCGTGGCCGTCTGCGACGACGACGTGCTGGGCGAGACTTTCGAGGAGGACGGCGTCTCGCTGACCGTCACCGAGGAGTTCTACGGCGGCGACGAAGTAGACGAGCAGACCGTCGTGGACAGTCTCGCTCGCGCCTCGGTGGCGAACCTCGTGGGAACCGAGGCGGTCGAGTTGGCGATTCGGGAGGGGTTCGTGGACGAGGAGAACGTCTTGAACGTCGAGACGACGCGCCACGCGCAACTCCTCCGGATGTAG
- the thpR gene encoding RNA 2',3'-cyclic phosphodiesterase, with protein MRLFVSIDLPEEFAAEVEAVQDEFADASGLSFTDPEQAHVTVKFLGDVTRGELPRVKNALRRAIEESGVEPFEATYEGLGVFPGLGYIQVLWLGVGAGSDEMTSLHEAVEREVTRLGFDPEDHDFTPHVTLARMEHAGGKELVQENVEELAPTVGTTDVTEIRLTESVLTDDGPEYSTVESFALGDGE; from the coding sequence ATGCGACTGTTCGTCAGCATCGACCTCCCCGAGGAGTTCGCCGCGGAAGTCGAGGCGGTCCAAGACGAGTTCGCCGACGCCTCGGGGCTGAGCTTCACCGACCCCGAGCAGGCCCACGTCACCGTCAAGTTCCTCGGCGACGTGACCCGCGGAGAACTCCCGCGGGTGAAAAACGCCCTCCGGCGGGCAATCGAGGAGTCCGGGGTCGAACCGTTCGAGGCCACCTACGAGGGACTGGGCGTGTTTCCCGGTCTCGGCTACATCCAAGTCCTCTGGCTCGGCGTCGGCGCGGGGAGCGACGAGATGACCAGCCTCCACGAGGCCGTCGAGCGCGAGGTGACGCGTCTGGGCTTCGACCCCGAGGACCACGACTTCACGCCCCACGTCACCCTCGCGCGGATGGAACACGCCGGGGGCAAGGAGCTGGTACAGGAGAACGTCGAGGAACTGGCCCCGACCGTGGGCACGACCGACGTGACCGAGATTCGACTGACCGAGAGCGTCCTGACCGACGACGGCCCGGAGTACTCGACGGTCGAGTCGTTCGCGCTCGGCGACGGCGAGTGA
- a CDS encoding translation initiation factor IF-6, which produces MLRAAFVGSSYVGVFARATDEYLLVRPDLDDDIVADVSDELEVDAIETTVGGSSTVGALAVGNENGLLVSSRVTDRERDRIAEAADAEVVELPGKINAAGNVVLANDEGAYVHPDLPREAMQAVEEALEVDVERGELADVRTVGTAAVATNHGVLCHPKATDAQLDRLEEVLGVPADIGTINYGAPLVGSGLLANEHGYVVGQETTGPELGRIEQSLGYIE; this is translated from the coding sequence TTGCTCCGCGCCGCTTTCGTCGGGTCGTCGTACGTCGGTGTCTTCGCACGCGCTACCGACGAGTATCTGCTGGTTCGCCCCGACTTGGACGACGATATCGTCGCCGACGTGAGCGACGAACTGGAGGTGGACGCCATCGAGACGACGGTCGGAGGCTCCTCGACCGTCGGCGCGCTGGCGGTCGGCAACGAGAACGGCCTGCTGGTCAGCAGTCGCGTCACCGACCGCGAGCGCGACCGCATCGCCGAGGCCGCAGACGCCGAAGTAGTCGAACTGCCGGGCAAAATCAACGCCGCGGGCAACGTCGTCCTCGCCAACGACGAGGGTGCCTACGTCCACCCGGACCTGCCCCGCGAGGCGATGCAGGCAGTCGAGGAGGCCCTCGAAGTGGACGTGGAGCGCGGCGAACTCGCCGACGTGCGGACGGTCGGCACCGCCGCGGTCGCCACGAACCACGGCGTCCTCTGTCACCCGAAGGCGACCGACGCCCAACTCGACCGACTGGAGGAGGTGCTGGGCGTGCCCGCCGACATCGGCACCATCAACTACGGCGCGCCGCTGGTCGGGTCGGGCCTGCTGGCCAACGAACACGGCTACGTCGTCGGACAGGAGACGACCGGGCCGGAGTTAGGCCGCATCGAGCAGTCGCTCGGTTACATCGAGTAG
- a CDS encoding aminotransferase class V-fold PLP-dependent enzyme — MGLQQSDALDVARIREDFPILQREFDGEQLVYLDNGATSQTPNRVIDAIADYYRHYNANVHRGIHQLSQEASEAYEEAHDTVAEFVGADGREEMIFTKNTTEAENLVAYAWGLNELGPGDEIVLTEMEHHASLVTWQQIGKRTGADVKYIPVTDEGYLDMDAAADLITDDTEMVSVVHVSNTLGTVNPVAELADLAHDHDSYIFVDGAQAVPNRPVDVKDIDADFYAFSAHKMAGPTGIGGLYGKQEILDEMEPFQYGGGMIRKVEFEDSTWHDLPWKFEPGTPLIAQGVGFAEAVEYLDDIGMTAIQRHEESLAEYALDRMAEFDDIELYGPTNPTDRGGLVSFNLDSVHAHDLASIMNDHAVAIRAGDHCTQPLHDKLGVAASARASFYLYNTTDEIDALIDALDSARELFA, encoded by the coding sequence ATGGGACTGCAACAATCGGACGCGCTCGACGTGGCGCGGATTCGGGAGGACTTCCCGATTCTCCAGCGGGAGTTCGACGGCGAGCAACTCGTCTACCTCGACAACGGCGCGACGAGTCAGACGCCGAATCGGGTCATCGACGCCATCGCCGACTACTACCGCCACTACAACGCGAACGTCCACCGGGGCATCCACCAACTGAGCCAAGAGGCCTCCGAGGCCTACGAGGAGGCCCACGACACGGTGGCGGAGTTCGTCGGTGCCGACGGCCGCGAGGAGATGATATTCACGAAGAACACCACCGAGGCCGAGAACTTGGTGGCCTACGCGTGGGGGCTGAACGAACTCGGGCCGGGCGACGAAATCGTCCTGACCGAGATGGAACACCACGCTTCGCTGGTGACGTGGCAACAGATCGGCAAGCGAACCGGCGCGGACGTGAAGTACATCCCCGTCACCGACGAGGGGTATCTCGACATGGACGCCGCCGCGGACCTCATCACCGACGACACCGAGATGGTCAGCGTCGTCCACGTCTCGAACACGCTCGGGACCGTCAACCCCGTCGCCGAACTCGCGGACCTCGCCCACGACCACGATTCGTACATCTTCGTGGACGGTGCCCAAGCGGTTCCGAACCGCCCGGTGGACGTGAAGGACATCGACGCCGACTTCTACGCCTTCTCGGCGCACAAGATGGCCGGACCGACCGGCATCGGCGGCCTCTACGGCAAACAGGAGATTCTGGACGAGATGGAGCCGTTCCAGTACGGCGGCGGCATGATTCGGAAAGTCGAGTTCGAGGACTCGACGTGGCACGACCTGCCGTGGAAGTTCGAACCCGGCACGCCGCTCATCGCCCAAGGCGTCGGCTTCGCCGAGGCGGTCGAGTATCTGGACGACATCGGCATGACCGCGATTCAGCGCCACGAGGAGTCGCTGGCCGAATACGCCCTCGACCGGATGGCCGAGTTCGACGACATCGAACTCTACGGCCCGACGAACCCGACTGACCGCGGCGGACTGGTCTCGTTCAACCTCGATTCGGTCCACGCCCACGACCTCGCGTCCATCATGAACGACCACGCCGTCGCCATCCGGGCGGGCGACCACTGCACGCAACCGCTCCACGACAAGTTGGGCGTGGCGGCCTCGGCGCGCGCGTCGTTCTACCTCTACAACACGACCGACGAGATAGACGCGCTGATCGACGCCCTCGACAGCGCCCGCGAACTGTTCGCCTGA
- a CDS encoding AI-2E family transporter has translation MKARTAFATVLVGVLAVLSLLVVRPFLDYVLGAMLLAFVLTPLQRRLAPEVGSRLSAFSLVSLTVLLFVGPIGLFLQVALSDVGELPTEVSDLPTYQSVERVVERVVGVQIGTRFDQLLGSFSSALAERSSGLASAGVHFTLGVLLLLFLLYYLLKDGDTLVNWAKHVTPLPRRVQNDLYAEAEEATWAVLKGHVFVATVQGFVSGLGLIALGIPNAAFWTVVMMFLAMVPIVGVSPVLGGATIYLVVNGRVLEAALLVVYGMTVVAVTDDYLRALVIDKESSLHSGVILLGVFGAAYFLGAVGIFVGPIVLALFKETVEVFTDYYDLA, from the coding sequence ATGAAGGCGCGGACCGCGTTCGCGACCGTTCTGGTTGGCGTTCTCGCCGTGTTGTCCCTCCTCGTCGTCAGGCCCTTCCTCGATTACGTCCTCGGCGCGATGCTGTTGGCGTTCGTCCTGACGCCGCTCCAGCGCCGCCTCGCGCCCGAGGTCGGTTCACGGCTCTCGGCGTTCTCGCTCGTCTCGCTGACCGTCCTGCTGTTCGTCGGGCCGATCGGTCTCTTCTTGCAGGTCGCGTTGAGTGACGTTGGCGAGTTACCGACCGAGGTCAGCGACCTGCCGACCTACCAGTCCGTCGAGCGAGTGGTCGAGCGCGTCGTCGGCGTCCAAATCGGCACGCGCTTCGACCAGCTCTTGGGGAGTTTCTCCTCGGCGCTCGCCGAGCGGAGTTCCGGGCTGGCCAGTGCCGGAGTCCACTTCACGCTCGGTGTCCTCCTACTGCTGTTTCTGCTGTACTACCTGCTCAAGGACGGCGACACGCTGGTCAACTGGGCCAAGCACGTCACGCCGCTCCCCCGAAGAGTCCAGAACGACCTCTACGCCGAGGCCGAAGAGGCCACGTGGGCGGTCCTGAAGGGGCACGTCTTCGTCGCTACCGTGCAGGGGTTCGTCTCCGGGCTCGGTCTCATCGCGCTCGGGATTCCGAACGCGGCGTTCTGGACCGTCGTGATGATGTTTCTGGCGATGGTCCCCATCGTCGGCGTCTCGCCGGTGTTGGGCGGCGCGACCATCTACCTCGTCGTGAACGGTCGAGTCCTCGAAGCCGCGCTGTTGGTCGTCTACGGCATGACCGTCGTCGCCGTGACCGACGACTACCTCCGGGCGCTGGTCATCGACAAGGAGTCGTCGCTCCACTCGGGGGTCATCCTGCTGGGCGTGTTCGGCGCGGCGTACTTCCTCGGAGCCGTCGGCATCTTCGTCGGTCCCATCGTCCTCGCGCTGTTCAAGGAGACCGTCGAAGTGTTCACCGACTACTACGACCTCGCGTAG
- a CDS encoding nitrite/sulfite reductase — protein sequence MPSKVESWKDELYGVEIRDHLERFADEGWDAIPEDEHDAWFERFKWWGLYHQRKGQESYFMMRVGVPMGRLTPEQLRVVGEVAREYATGPVDNPEFGDAYADFTTRQSIQLHWIKVEDVPDIFEKLESVGLGTIQACGDSWRNIVGSPVAGRDADELLDVWPVVQELHDEFKGNDLYENLPRKWKVAVTGDTRGAGQGDINDLAFEPALKEVESEEGDSENGDGEGTTEEIAGFNVRVGGGLARKEPRFARDIDVFCRPENASEVAAGLSGLFRDYGDRDDRFSARMKFLVDEWGTEKVRETLQDEYVEYDLPTAGENLREQYDYNAGRADSPGDYVGVHDQHDGDNFVGLSVLVGRMAAEDVIALADLAESYGSEMIGVTQRQNLIVGDIADDDLDDFLDESLLDEYSPDPHPFLRGSIACTGTEYCSLSIVETKNRMVRYGRWLKENVSVPEGVEDFHIHLSGCTASCAQPQIADISLRGMKARKDGEPVEAFDVGLGGGLGENPEFADWVEMRVPADEIPGYVRNLLSTFEEQRDEGESFRDFVRDRDEEEMQALADPEETDYEDPYMHNTKMTWYPYADEDEMADSPAPTDGQGAPLSGDD from the coding sequence ATGCCGAGCAAAGTCGAAAGCTGGAAGGACGAACTCTACGGGGTGGAGATTCGGGACCACCTCGAACGCTTCGCCGACGAGGGGTGGGACGCCATCCCGGAGGACGAACACGACGCGTGGTTCGAGCGGTTCAAGTGGTGGGGCCTGTACCACCAGCGGAAGGGCCAAGAGTCGTACTTCATGATGCGCGTCGGCGTGCCGATGGGTCGCCTGACGCCCGAGCAGTTGCGCGTCGTCGGCGAGGTGGCCCGCGAGTACGCCACCGGCCCGGTGGACAATCCGGAGTTCGGCGACGCCTACGCCGACTTCACGACGCGCCAGTCGATTCAGCTCCACTGGATAAAGGTCGAGGACGTGCCCGACATCTTCGAGAAGTTGGAGTCGGTGGGTCTCGGCACGATTCAGGCCTGCGGCGACTCGTGGCGCAACATCGTCGGTTCCCCCGTCGCAGGTCGGGACGCCGACGAACTGCTGGACGTGTGGCCCGTCGTGCAGGAACTCCACGACGAGTTCAAGGGCAACGACCTCTACGAGAACCTGCCCCGCAAGTGGAAGGTCGCGGTCACGGGCGACACCCGCGGCGCGGGACAGGGCGACATCAACGACCTCGCCTTCGAGCCAGCGCTCAAGGAAGTCGAGAGCGAGGAGGGAGACAGCGAGAACGGAGACGGCGAGGGAACCACCGAAGAAATCGCCGGGTTCAACGTCCGGGTCGGCGGCGGTCTCGCCCGGAAGGAACCCCGGTTCGCCCGCGACATCGACGTGTTCTGCCGCCCGGAGAACGCCAGCGAGGTCGCCGCGGGCCTCTCGGGGCTGTTCCGGGACTACGGCGACCGCGACGACCGGTTCAGCGCCCGCATGAAGTTCCTCGTGGACGAGTGGGGCACCGAGAAGGTCCGCGAGACCTTGCAGGACGAGTACGTCGAGTACGACCTCCCGACCGCGGGCGAGAATCTGCGCGAGCAGTACGACTACAACGCCGGACGCGCCGACTCGCCCGGCGACTACGTGGGCGTCCACGACCAGCACGACGGCGACAACTTCGTCGGTCTCTCGGTGCTGGTCGGCCGGATGGCCGCCGAGGACGTAATCGCACTCGCCGACCTCGCGGAATCCTACGGCTCGGAGATGATAGGCGTCACCCAGCGCCAGAACCTCATCGTCGGCGACATCGCCGACGACGACTTGGACGACTTTCTCGACGAATCGCTCCTCGACGAGTACTCGCCGGACCCCCATCCCTTCCTCCGCGGGTCCATCGCCTGCACCGGGACCGAGTACTGCTCGCTGTCCATCGTGGAGACGAAAAACCGGATGGTCCGCTACGGCCGCTGGCTCAAGGAGAACGTCTCGGTTCCCGAGGGCGTCGAGGACTTCCACATCCACCTCTCGGGCTGTACGGCCTCCTGCGCGCAACCGCAAATCGCGGACATCTCGCTCCGCGGGATGAAGGCGCGCAAGGACGGCGAACCGGTCGAGGCCTTCGACGTTGGTCTGGGCGGCGGACTCGGCGAGAATCCGGAGTTCGCCGACTGGGTCGAGATGCGCGTCCCCGCCGACGAGATTCCGGGGTACGTTCGCAACCTCCTCTCGACGTTCGAGGAGCAACGCGACGAGGGCGAGAGCTTCCGGGACTTCGTTCGGGACCGCGACGAGGAGGAGATGCAGGCCCTCGCCGACCCCGAGGAGACCGACTACGAGGACCCCTACATGCACAACACGAAGATGACGTGGTATCCCTACGCCGACGAGGACGAGATGGCCGACTCGCCCGCGCCGACCGACGGGCAGGGAGCGCCGCTTTCGGGGGACGACTGA
- a CDS encoding 50S ribosomal protein L31e, with protein sequence MSANDFEERVITVPLRDAKAAAKHERADKAMTLVRDHLAQHFKVDDDEVRLDPSINEAVWSRGRKKPPSKLRVRAARFEEEGETVVEAEHAE encoded by the coding sequence ATGAGCGCCAACGACTTCGAGGAGCGCGTCATCACGGTGCCGCTCCGCGACGCCAAGGCCGCGGCGAAACACGAGCGCGCCGACAAGGCGATGACGCTCGTCCGCGACCATCTCGCACAGCACTTCAAAGTAGACGACGACGAAGTCCGCCTCGACCCCTCGATAAACGAGGCCGTCTGGTCGCGCGGTCGCAAGAAGCCCCCGAGCAAGCTTCGCGTCCGCGCCGCCCGGTTCGAGGAGGAAGGCGAGACGGTCGTCGAAGCGGAACACGCCGAGTAG
- a CDS encoding transcriptional regulator, translating to MVNLDPHPSNRDEQPSEEDFASAVEYLDTATTTVAERVGCGYDSAYYYLNKLEEDGVVRSEKIGNSLVWHAD from the coding sequence GTGGTAAACCTCGACCCGCACCCCTCGAATCGAGACGAACAGCCCTCTGAAGAGGACTTTGCGAGCGCGGTCGAATACCTCGACACCGCGACGACGACCGTCGCCGAGAGAGTAGGCTGTGGATACGATTCTGCCTACTACTACCTGAACAAACTCGAAGAGGACGGTGTCGTTAGAAGCGAGAAAATCGGAAACAGTCTCGTCTGGCACGCCGATTGA
- the radA gene encoding DNA repair and recombination protein RadA: MAADVDLEELPGVGPATAEKLRDAGFDSYEGLAVASPSELSNTADVGDSTASDIVQAAREAADVGGFETGAAVLERREKIGKLKWKIDEVDDLLGGGVETQSITEVYGEFGAGKSQVTHQLAVNVQLPREHGGLGGSAMFVDSEDTFRPERIDDMVKGLPDEAIQAAMDEREIEGTPDDDEAMEALVEDFLDKIHVAKAFNSNHQMLLAEKAQELANETQDDEYPVRLLCVDSLTAHFRAEYVGRGELAERQQKLNKHLHDLDKVGNLHNTAVVVTNQVASNPDSFFGDPTQPIGGNILGHKSTFRIYLRKSKGDKRIVRLVDAPNLADGEAVMRVEDAGLKPE; the protein is encoded by the coding sequence ATGGCAGCAGACGTAGACCTCGAAGAACTGCCGGGCGTCGGTCCGGCGACCGCAGAAAAGCTCCGAGACGCAGGCTTCGACTCCTACGAGGGTCTCGCAGTAGCAAGCCCCAGCGAACTGTCGAACACCGCCGACGTGGGCGACTCGACGGCCTCCGACATCGTGCAGGCGGCCCGCGAGGCCGCCGACGTGGGCGGGTTCGAGACCGGCGCGGCCGTGCTGGAGCGCCGCGAGAAGATTGGCAAACTCAAGTGGAAGATAGACGAGGTGGACGACCTGCTGGGCGGCGGCGTCGAGACCCAGTCGATTACGGAAGTCTACGGCGAGTTCGGTGCCGGGAAGTCCCAAGTCACCCACCAGCTCGCGGTCAACGTCCAACTGCCGCGCGAACACGGCGGCCTCGGCGGGAGCGCCATGTTCGTGGACAGCGAGGACACGTTCCGCCCCGAGCGTATCGACGACATGGTGAAAGGCCTGCCCGACGAGGCGATTCAGGCCGCGATGGACGAGCGGGAAATCGAGGGCACGCCCGACGACGACGAGGCGATGGAGGCGCTGGTCGAGGACTTCCTCGACAAGATTCACGTCGCCAAGGCGTTCAACTCCAACCACCAGATGCTCCTCGCGGAGAAGGCCCAAGAACTCGCCAACGAGACCCAAGACGACGAGTACCCCGTGCGGCTCCTCTGCGTGGACTCGCTGACCGCCCACTTCCGCGCGGAGTACGTCGGCCGAGGAGAACTCGCCGAGCGCCAGCAGAAGCTCAACAAGCACCTCCACGACCTCGACAAGGTGGGCAACCTCCACAACACCGCGGTCGTCGTGACGAATCAGGTCGCGTCGAACCCCGACTCGTTCTTCGGCGACCCGACCCAGCCCATCGGTGGCAACATCCTCGGTCACAAGTCCACGTTCCGCATCTACCTCCGCAAGTCGAAGGGCGACAAGCGTATCGTCCGACTGGTGGACGCGCCGAACCTCGCCGACGGCGAGGCCGTGATGCGCGTCGAGGACGCTGGCCTGAAACCCGAGTGA
- a CDS encoding YbjQ family protein: MTEVTITTTDGLDGREVSEYLGVVSGEAVIGANVVSDIAAGIRDVVGGRSGSYEKKIETGREEAVADLRAEAEDLGADAVVGASFDYEEMAEGMLWVNLSGTAVRTRSE, from the coding sequence ATGACAGAAGTCACTATCACGACCACGGACGGTCTCGACGGCCGCGAAGTCTCGGAGTACCTCGGCGTCGTCTCGGGCGAGGCGGTCATCGGCGCGAACGTCGTCAGCGACATCGCGGCGGGCATCCGCGACGTGGTCGGCGGCCGGAGCGGGTCTTACGAGAAGAAGATAGAGACGGGCCGCGAGGAGGCCGTCGCCGACCTCCGCGCGGAAGCGGAAGACCTCGGTGCCGACGCCGTGGTGGGCGCGTCGTTCGACTACGAGGAGATGGCCGAGGGGATGCTGTGGGTCAACCTCTCGGGCACCGCGGTCCGGACGCGAAGCGAGTAA
- a CDS encoding tetratricopeptide repeat protein, translating to MTDPEDHDFSEDERFDDPYEGFDLDPPELDVDPDKVDPVDSRVVADLLDDQNVNDDEIDVAQLIDVGLNYMQINRFEQAADTFERAAQYAPEDSKLEQEAWTNKGAAHAELDEWDAAIGDYREAINIDAESEHAATAETNLAYALWESGRSEQALEHAEKAVEIDERFAEAWFNRGFFLLERGLAEDALNSLENAIRLGLRNSQVLDEKARALEELGQYDEAEEIAEEAEDLREQAEQELIDQEEQRQER from the coding sequence ATGACTGACCCCGAGGACCACGACTTCTCCGAGGACGAGCGGTTCGACGACCCCTACGAGGGGTTCGACCTCGACCCGCCCGAACTGGACGTGGACCCCGACAAGGTGGACCCGGTGGACTCGCGCGTCGTCGCCGACCTGCTGGACGACCAGAACGTCAACGACGACGAGATAGATGTCGCGCAACTCATCGACGTGGGCCTGAACTACATGCAGATAAACCGGTTCGAGCAGGCCGCCGACACCTTCGAGCGCGCGGCCCAGTACGCCCCTGAGGACAGCAAACTCGAACAGGAAGCGTGGACGAACAAGGGCGCGGCCCACGCCGAACTCGACGAGTGGGACGCCGCCATCGGTGACTACCGCGAAGCCATCAACATCGACGCCGAGAGCGAACACGCCGCGACCGCCGAGACGAATCTGGCCTACGCGCTCTGGGAGTCGGGCCGGAGCGAGCAGGCGCTCGAACACGCCGAGAAGGCCGTCGAGATTGACGAGCGATTCGCCGAAGCGTGGTTCAACCGCGGGTTCTTCCTACTGGAACGCGGTCTCGCCGAGGACGCGCTGAACAGCCTCGAAAACGCCATTCGCCTCGGTCTCCGCAACTCGCAGGTGTTAGACGAGAAGGCCCGCGCGCTCGAAGAACTCGGCCAGTACGACGAGGCCGAGGAGATAGCCGAAGAAGCCGAAGACCTCCGCGAGCAGGCCGAGCAGGAACTCATCGACCAAGAGGAACAGCGACAGGAGCGATGA
- a CDS encoding HD domain-containing protein, whose product MRDDVRERARTYFDGASPAHDWHHVRRVARLAETLVEADGKQIDEDVLFAAVWLHDIGRSKEDCGEIEDHAEWGADEADDVLRELDADAETIEEVRHCIRAHRYSNDVAPETREAKILSDADNLDALGAVGIARVFAYGGELGQPLYDPDLPPEADDSAAGETQFNHIHEKILDLPDRMYTDAGWELADDRAAYVAAFADRFEREAAGEL is encoded by the coding sequence ATGCGAGACGACGTACGCGAACGCGCACGGACCTACTTCGACGGAGCCTCGCCAGCCCACGACTGGCATCACGTCCGGCGCGTCGCCAGACTCGCCGAGACGCTGGTCGAGGCGGACGGGAAACAGATAGACGAAGACGTACTCTTCGCGGCGGTCTGGCTCCACGATATCGGTCGTTCGAAGGAGGACTGCGGCGAAATCGAGGACCACGCCGAGTGGGGTGCCGACGAGGCCGACGACGTTCTTCGTGAACTCGACGCGGACGCCGAGACCATCGAGGAGGTCCGACACTGCATCCGGGCGCATCGCTACTCCAACGACGTGGCCCCCGAGACCCGCGAGGCGAAGATTCTCTCCGACGCCGACAACCTCGACGCCCTCGGCGCGGTCGGAATCGCGCGCGTCTTCGCCTACGGCGGGGAACTCGGCCAACCGCTGTACGACCCCGACCTGCCGCCGGAAGCCGACGACTCGGCCGCCGGGGAGACCCAGTTCAACCACATTCACGAGAAGATTCTCGACCTCCCCGACCGGATGTACACCGACGCTGGCTGGGAACTGGCCGACGACCGCGCCGCGTACGTCGCGGCGTTCGCCGACCGGTTCGAGCGCGAGGCCGCGGGCGAACTGTAG
- a CDS encoding 50S ribosomal protein L39e translates to MSKKSKAKKKRLSKLDRQNSRVPAWVIMKTDRETQRNPKRRNWRRNDTDE, encoded by the coding sequence ATGAGTAAGAAATCGAAGGCGAAGAAAAAGCGCCTGTCTAAGCTCGACCGGCAGAACAGCCGCGTTCCCGCGTGGGTCATCATGAAGACCGACCGCGAGACGCAGCGCAACCCCAAGCGCCGAAACTGGCGGCGTAACGACACCGACGAATAA
- a CDS encoding DUF6360 family protein, producing MADRVLKVNAYTTLDLVDATAEGHDFEESAYATLNATAARNDPDSVALQLELDNTELDALPTHADKVDLSPEQARTLAADLKKHAERVEQAQNRTDADETEPRATADDD from the coding sequence ATGGCCGACCGCGTGCTGAAGGTCAACGCGTACACGACGCTGGACCTCGTGGACGCCACCGCCGAGGGCCACGACTTCGAGGAGTCGGCCTACGCCACGCTGAACGCGACCGCGGCCCGAAACGACCCCGACAGCGTGGCCCTCCAGTTGGAACTCGACAACACGGAACTGGACGCGCTCCCGACCCACGCCGACAAGGTAGACCTCTCGCCCGAGCAGGCCCGCACCCTCGCCGCCGACTTGAAGAAACACGCCGAGCGAGTCGAGCAGGCCCAGAACCGCACCGACGCCGACGAGACCGAACCCCGAGCCACCGCCGACGATGACTGA